Part of the Metarhizium brunneum chromosome 6, complete sequence genome is shown below.
ACCGCGGGAACAAACGAACCGGCGCATGAGAGAATCCATGCGAACCAGCACCCGCCCAGGTCTTTGAGGTGTCCGGTAAAAAGGAGAGTTGGTTGGGAGTCAATTTTCGAAAAAGCCACTTACTTTCTAGTGTTCGTTCCACGCCTGCCTGGCCTCCAGCCCCCAAACCGAAAAGAGCAGCGCGTCCAAGACCGACTGCTTTCGCGCCGAGACACAGAGCCTTGACAACGTCAGTCCCTCTCCTGATACCGCCATCCACCCAGACCTCAATCTTGCTGAATATCTCGGGGCAATATTTGCGAATCTCCAGTAGTGTGTGTACAGCAGGGGGAGCAGTATCCATGGCCCTTCCGCCGTGattggacaagatgatggccttCACCTGAGGAGCATGTTGAGCTGCCAAGTAAGCATCCTCATGAGTTTGGATTCCCTTGAGGACAATGGGCAAGTCGGTGTGCTGTGCTAACCAAGGCAGGGTTGTCTTCCAGGTCAAATCACACGCAGTTCCAAAGAACAACTGctggccaacgccgcctccgccgggTCGCTGAGCATCACCGCCATTGGTCACCGCCGCTTGGACATTGTTGCCCCTCTCAAAGTTGGACTTTTCATCCAGCTCACGCTTACCCGGCACAGGAGCGTCGAGGGTTAAGCAGACAAATTTGAAGCGGTCCTTCATGGCATTGATTCGCTTCAGCATGGCCACGCTCTTGTCTCGCTGGTTCTGAACGTAAATCTGCCAGCCAAACATTTGTTCTGACGGGGCGCCGTCCACGATTTGTTCTGGAGTCATGGAAGCATTATTCGAGATGACTTGCAAGGCATTGAAGCGAGCAGCGGCTTTGGCGATGCCATGCTCACCATCTGGGTGCGCCAATCGTGCCATTGCCGCTGGTGCAACAAAGAACGGAACCCCGACTTTGTTGCCGAGCAATGTGGTGGACAAGTCACATTCCGTGCAGTCGACCAACATGCGCGGCCGCAGCAAGATGTCGCGATATACTGAGTTGTTGAACGTCTTGGTTATCAAGTCGTCACTCGCCGAAAAGTAGTACGCCCAGGCCTTCTTGGGAATTCTCTTGGTTGCCTCTTCCTCAATCTCGTCCAGATTCAGTAGGGACTCTAGCGGCGGGCGATAATCGTCTGACGGCATCTCGGCTTCTGGTGTAGACTCTGGCTCTGGAAGAGTCTCGGGGTTGATTTGGCCCAACTTGGCCTCTGGCTTGAGGTTCTCCTCGAGAGTGCCAGGCGGATGAACAGGGTCGTAGTCCTCGGTTGCATCTTGACCGGCGAGCTTCAGGATAATCCTAGAACCGCCGGGATGAGAGGTAAGAAAGTCTGTGACGTCGTAGACATTTCCGTACAAGACGACCCAGCAGCTTTCTGGGGTATTGTGCTTTGCGACTATCGTGAATCATTAGGTTTTGGATTTTGACGCGAAGCTCAATTGCCGAGTAGAAGCAGCGTACCTTCAGCGGCGTCAAACAGCTTGGCCATCTCTGGTCGTGAGATCGTATCCAATGCAGCAGTTCTACTAGGTCACAATATACAAGACAACGACAGCCAACCAAAAGAAGAGAACAcgaaatgaaaaaaaaaaaatcgacaATGGCTAACAATTCACAGAGCTGTATTTGAATCAAGAGTTGTACAGGGACGAGGTTGAGTTCCGAGACCGTTCGCCGGGTATTGAAGCAACCACAAAAGCCAAGCGGAGTCGGAGATGGGAGCGCCTTGCGCAGGCGGCCAGAAACGCCATGGGgcatttgccgccgaggcctgCCAAACGTGGCAATGTCGGAGGAGCAATGGATCCCCCCCGGCCTCCACATCTATGGCGGACAGCCATTGAGATGCGGGCTTGTTAAAGAATCCACGCTGATGGGTGGAAAAAATAAGGAGATGAAGCCCGGTGAATGGCCCTTGTTTACTTCAAAAACCGAGTAGAAAATGctcgtccgccgccggccatcATGTCTCAGCAAGAAATGCCGAGTCATACATGGCGCTCGAACAAATACATAGCTGTGCTTTGTGCCTTGCAACTTAGCACCAAAAGCTGACCACTTGAATTGTCTAGCATCGGGTTGGTTTAGCCGTCCCAAGCCGACGGGTGGATACAACGGACATGGGAAATCCTCGGCCCAATTCCCCGGACGGCTCCCACGTCGGGCTTCCGAGCTCCGTCATCCTCCAGAGAAGACCGTGGATGACTTCATCGCGTTGCAGCCATTTTCTTTCCCTGCCATGTTTTTAAATCTTTAAAATTTTCTTCTTGGATGTTCACATAACTTTATCAGCGCAATAGTGCGACGCACCTCCTTCCGTCTGGTGTCAAAGCATTCAGAAAACACCACATCTTGTCCGATCCAAACCTTCCTTCGAGTGCCCTTTCTTTGCCCAACATGCGCGCCATCTCCGCGACGCAACGCATCTGCGGACGGTGCCGCCTCCACGCCCAAACGACATCACCACCCGTCGCCTCCGTCTCACTAGCCGCAATAAAACCCCGCGCACTCACGACGCGCCCGCGAAACCCAGCAGCCCACCAGACGCGGCGATTTACCCAGCGGCCGTctctcgccgcctcctcctcctcctcctcgttctcctcctcggcggcagcagaagcCAACGCGGCccccaagacggcgccgtcACCACCGCAAACCCTCTACTCCTTCTTCCCGCAGACCCTCCCCGACGGACCACCCCCGAACGGCCACTTCCCCATCAACCTGCGCTCCCTCCGCGCCGAGTTCCTGCGCCTCCAGTCCCGGCACCACCCGGACCTGCACCCGGCGTCGTCCAAGCCGCAGGCCGAGGCGACGAgcgccgccgtcaacaaCGCCTACAAGACGCTGTCGAACCCGCTCCTGCGCGCGCAGTACCTCCTCTCCCTGcagggcgtcgacgtcgccaaCGACGAGACGCTCAAGGTGGAGGAGCCGGAGCTGCTCATGGTCGTGCTCGAGGCCCACGAGACCATCGAGGAGGCCCGCAGCCCCGCCGACCTGGACGGGCTGACGGCCGAGAATGAGGAGCGCATACGGCGCTGCGAGGAggtgctggaggaggccTTCCGGGAGCACGATCTCGAGAGGGCCAAGAGGGAGGCTGTCCGGCTGCGGTACTGGGTGAATGTGAGGGGGGCCGTGAGTGACTGGGAGGAGGGGAAGCCTGCCGTTTTGCAGCATTAGGATGATATGATGCTTGGCCATGTACATTATGGGCATATAGACGACAATACGCGTGTGGACACGCTTTGTAAGGAAGAACAATCATCGCCTTTCCCCATCGGTTAGTGCCATGGTCTTGAAGTGTGATTTGAATGTGTTGTTGATCCCGGGGGGGGGGCATCGTGTCGTCCAGGAGTCAGCCATATCTGCACGTAGTGAACCTAGGGAATGCACACATGTGTGGTCAGAAAACACACAATGCACATCTTGGCAACGGCCTCCGAGTCCAGTTATTacaaaaaagtaaattaaaacCCAAGGAATTCTTGCCAAAATCCCGATGCAAAACCAGATTCTCAACGCCATTTACATAATATACCACCAAAACTCCCATGCTCGCATCAATCAAATGCGGACTCCTTGATCCATATTGTGCATTGAATCCAATTTTCGTGTGCTCGTACCGATATCTCTATAATCACGAAACATGAAATAGACAAGAACCAACCCCTTATATACAATATAGCGGCCCTCCCTTTTGTTTTTCCCCACCTCATCTGTGATACGCTGGTAGTTGTTCCATATGTGAGTCACCGTCCCGAGATGGACCGGCACCCACGCCGTATCCAGGATATTCATCTGCTTCATCGAGATCAGGGGCTGTGGCTTcgttggcagcatcggcTGATGAGCTACCTCCCGGCCGCTCCATGTCATCTGGAAATTCTGGTGGCACGCTGGCTTCTTCCATCAGTCTTCGACGCTCGAGCTCTTGCTTGTCCTCCGTCGGGTGGCCAGCGGTTACTTCGTCCTCTGTGGGTGCGGATGGAGCAGCTTCGGcttcgtccatgtctggaacAACGGGGTCAGAGGATGCCGCACGAGGCGTGTCTTCTGCATCGTAAAtatcgtcgtcttcccctGGTGCTGAAGGCCCCGCGGGCGGTTGACTTGGTAATAGTCTTGTTTCAGCTTGTCGTATTCTGTCCTTCTCGGACATGTGGCTCTGATCAGGCATCTGAGGCGGCGGAATGTAGGACGGGGCGGCCTGTGGGCGATGGCCATTTACTTGAATGTCTCGTGATGAACCCGTCGTAGCCAAGGAAGATTGCTGTTGGACATCAGCAGGATGTGGAGGCGGGGTGGTGTAGTCGAGTTGAGCATTAGGAGGTGATAGGTGTGACTGCCCATTGGCGAGTATTGAGTTGAGTGGATGGTGAGGGCTATTATGGGATGGAGTTTCAGGCTGGATGATTTCGTCCTCGCCAGCCTCCTCCGCAATTCGAATGGTTCTTGTTTTGGCGACTGGCTTCGCAGCTGGCCGTGCTTTGGAGCTGTCGGTAGTCCCCACGACGGTTTCAAACGACAATGATATGATGCCCTTTTCACGTCTAACCTGCGAGGTGTCTGCAATGTTGGAGCCCCTCTGGGGGCCGAATGAGCCTTGGTTTGAGTCTGTATTGCTGCCATTGGATGTGCCAAATCTTGATGTCGAACCACCAGCCCCTAGCTGACTCGACAGCCTGCCTCCAAGGTCAACAATCACTTCAACTTGATACTTGAAGCTTATCATGTCACCTGGCACAGCCTTGATTGTTGGGAAAGCATCGTCAGGCACCCTCACGGAGACTGTGACTGAAGCCTGCAGCGTTTGAGGGTCGATGATGAGAGGTGCGGCATTCTGGTCCAAGTCCTTGCGAAACATGCTCGTTGAGCCACTTGACGACAATGACAGCCCTGCCAGCCCAGTTCGTGACTTTGGATACGGGTCGTCTTTGTGTAGCTTCCTTGCGAAGTGGACGCCTTGGGCGATCAATGATGGCGGTGGGTTTGTATCAATCCTCCCTTGCCGAAACAGAGTCGCAATGACACCAGTCATGCTCTTCACCCTCTTGATGTGCTGCACCATAACTCTCACCGAGACAGTGTCACCAGGAAGGCAGCCGCCCTTGAGCAACTCGACGGTCGTTGTAATCGTCTTGTCATCCACAACCTGCTGTTTTGCCGCAGACGTAAGTGTCGAGCCCACGTGTGATAACTGGGTGAACTCGGCCCTACTGGCGGTGCTGACGCTACGGCCACTCTCTCCGCTGATTTCGCTATGCATATCGCTTGGGGCAGATCCTGTGCGGGTTTCAATGGGCGAACTATGGGTGTTGTCACCACGGGTAGAATCTTCCGTGATGACGGATGAGTCGGCTTCGGAAGcaacatcattgatgtcGACCGAAGCGGAGCCGGACGGTTTGTCGTTGACGGCAGGCTTTTTTCTTCGCGTCCGTTTAGATATTGGCTCTAGGAAAATGGTTCTCGACCGCGGCGGCGCAAGCAATCCGACGTCTATTTGCTGGACAAGAGTAACCTTTCTCTCACAGGTAGAGGTCGGGGCGATGGTCGTGGGTCTTGTTATTGTGGCAGTAATGGAGTATGAAATGGTTCCCCGTTCAAACTAATATCCCACGTtagttttcttttctttttttctctctttgtgtcttttctttctcgACACCTTggctttatatatatatatatatagagagagagagagagagggaggagTGTATCTTACGTCAATGCTGCTGGGCAGGCCCTTATCCGGAAATATCAAATCGAAGCCAAACTCATATTTGCCCGGCTCTATCCTCCCCTCGCCGCTTAGAACCTGCTCGTCTTGAAACAGACTAATCAGCCCATTGCCCTGGTACTGTGGCCGTCGCGAGCTGCCTGGCGGGGGCAGTGTGGTGACGCTCTGCGCCTTCGCCACGGACGTGGGGTCCTTGAGGACTCGGACAAAGCCATGCAGCGAGACGACGAGGTGGGTAATGCGCAGCGgcttgacgacgacgagaacaaCGGCACCGCGAACGGAATCCCCGGCGGCATACGTCCTGTGCGGCTCGTCACAGCGGATGTGGAAGTCGACGACGTTGCGGTTTCTGCTGCGGAGGGGCAGCGGCAGCTGCAAGGGCAGGCTCAATCGCGACAACAGGCTCGGGCGCGGAGCTGCAGTTGACGATGCATGTGGCGACTTGGCCAGCGACGGCGCGGGCACGGCCTCGCTGGCACTCTCATTCTCATTCTCGGGATCCCCAGAGACTCGGGCAGCCGCGGCAGGCGTCGTGAacgagggcgtcgacgaTGTCGAGAGACGGCCGCCGGCTCCATCCCGTGGGGGATCTCGCGGCATTGGGCGAGCACGTCGGACGGCTGCGGGCCAGgcccaagggcaaggctcGCAAACCCAAGTGCAAATGCAAACGCAGGACGCAGACGCAGGCGTAGACGCGGTGCCTGAGAGGAGCAAGCGATTCCGTCGGTGGTCGCTGCCCTCGACGCCTCGAGGCTGTGATGCAATGAAGCTATGATGCTATTGATGATGCGGACGAGCAAGAGGTCCGGTCGAGTCGAGTCACGACGGGATGGAACAGGCTGCGTCGAGGGTCAAACCCAAAACTAGACATGGATGTGCTTGGCGGCGGGCTGGGGCGGGAGGTCTGCCAGCTGCATCTGCGCCGTTGGGCTTGGGCCTGGGGGCTTCCCGGAGCGCTCGCAGGGGTCGAGTGTGAGCACGCACGGCCAAGAAGGGACATCGGAGAGAGGGGCGTCGCGGCCAGGGCACATgcacacatgtgcaggccAACAGTCAATGATGGATCCAGTCTGGTCACTGGCCCCATTTAAACATTCAATTGCGAATGTTGGACCTGACGATTCAGTCCTCATATTCACAATGCACCTGCCGTACAGCTCTGCCCCTGTCACCAGTTATGTATTATCGATCATGCTCAGGCGACTCGTACTctcctacggagtacttgactACTTCTAAGTAAGTACATACAAAGCACAGCAGGTAGGGCGGCCAAGGAGGTCGGGCATCCAGCATCCAGCATCCA
Proteins encoded:
- the prr-3 gene encoding pH-response regulator protein palF/prr-3, which produces MPRDPPRDGAGGRLSTSSTPSFTTPAAAARVSGDPENENESASEAVPAPSLAKSPHASSTAAPRPSLLSRLSLPLQLPLPLRSRNRNVVDFHIRCDEPHRTYAAGDSVRGAVVLVVVKPLRITHLVVSLHGFVRVLKDPTSVAKAQSVTTLPPPGSSRRPQYQGNGLISLFQDEQVLSGEGRIEPGKYEFGFDLIFPDKGLPSSIDFERGTISYSITATITRPTTIAPTSTCERKVTLVQQIDVGLLAPPRSRTIFLEPISKRTRRKKPAVNDKPSGSASVDINDVASEADSSVITEDSTRGDNTHSSPIETRTGSAPSDMHSEISGESGRSVSTASRAEFTQLSHVGSTLTSAAKQQVVDDKTITTTVELLKGGCLPGDTVSVRVMVQHIKRVKSMTGVIATLFRQGRIDTNPPPSLIAQGVHFARKLHKDDPYPKSRTGLAGLSLSSSGSTSMFRKDLDQNAAPLIIDPQTLQASVTVSVRVPDDAFPTIKAVPGDMISFKYQVEVIVDLGGRLSSQLGAGGSTSRFGTSNGSNTDSNQGSFGPQRGSNIADTSQVRREKGIISLSFETVVGTTDSSKARPAAKPVAKTRTIRIAEEAGEDEIIQPETPSHNSPHHPLNSILANGQSHLSPPNAQLDYTTPPPHPADVQQQSSLATTGSSRDIQVNGHRPQAAPSYIPPPQMPDQSHMSEKDRIRQAETRLLPSQPPAGPSAPGEDDDIYDAEDTPRAASSDPVVPDMDEAEAAPSAPTEDEVTAGHPTEDKQELERRRLMEEASVPPEFPDDMERPGGSSSADAANEATAPDLDEADEYPGYGVGAGPSRDGDSHMEQLPAYHR
- the JAC1 gene encoding J-type co-chaperone JAC1; protein product: MRAISATQRICGRCRLHAQTTSPPVASVSLAAIKPRALTTRPRNPAAHQTRRFTQRPSLAASSSSSSFSSSAAAEANAAPKTAPSPPQTLYSFFPQTLPDGPPPNGHFPINLRSLRAEFLRLQSRHHPDLHPASSKPQAEATSAAVNNAYKTLSNPLLRAQYLLSLQGVDVANDETLKVEEPELLMVVLEAHETIEEARSPADLDGLTAENEERIRRCEEVLEEAFREHDLERAKREAVRLRYWVNVRGAVSDWEEGKPAVLQH
- the CYB2_3 gene encoding Cytochrome b2, translated to MAKLFDAAEVAKHNTPESCWVVLYGNVYDVTDFLTSHPGGSRIILKLAGQDATEDYDPVHPPGTLEENLKPEAKLGQINPETLPEPESTPEAEMPSDDYRPPLESLLNLDEIEEEATKRIPKKAWAYYFSASDDLITKTFNNSVYRDILLRPRMLVDCTECDLSTTLLGNKVGVPFFVAPAAMARLAHPDGEHGIAKAAARFNALQVISNNASMTPEQIVDGAPSEQMFGWQIYVQNQRDKSVAMLKRINAMKDRFKFVCLTLDAPVPGKRELDEKSNFERGNNVQAAVTNGGDAQRPGGGGVGQQLFFGTACDLTWKTTLPWLAQHTDLPIVLKGIQTHEDAYLAAQHAPQVKAIILSNHGGRAMDTAPPAVHTLLEIRKYCPEIFSKIEVWVDGGIRRGTDVVKALCLGAKAVGLGRAALFGLGAGGQAGVERTLEILEAETATCMRLLGVKRISELGPKFINSRRVERDIYDGEPGLDKRGLWTKSKL